The following are encoded together in the Monodelphis domestica isolate mMonDom1 chromosome 5, mMonDom1.pri, whole genome shotgun sequence genome:
- the CLEC1B gene encoding C-type lectin domain family 1 member B isoform X3, whose protein sequence is MAVGLVTLGIMLFIQQDYLHIENGNLSEILQQVAKNFCNELIQKTVGHKCNPCDTNWRYHGDRCYGFFRHNLTWAESKEYCAERNATLVMILNKDILDFVKGRTSFIRWIGLSRQKSDGIWIWEDGSALSKNVFELLGNGRNDQQCAYFHKGKIYTSLCEDTHYLICEQKANPVRIDQLI, encoded by the exons ATGGCAGTTGGTCTGGTGACTCTAGGAATAATGC TCTTTATACAACAGGATTATCTTCATATCGAGAATGGAAATCTCTCAGAGATTCTCCAGCAAGTGGCAAAAAACTTCTGTAATGAGCTTATTCAAAAGACTGTGG GTCACAAATGTAATCCCTGTGATACCAACTGGAGATATCATGGAGACAGATGCTATGGTTTCTTCAGACACAATCTGACATGGGCAGAGAGTAAAgaatattgtgctgaaaggaatgccACTCTTGTGATGATACTCAACAAGGATATTTTG GATTTCGTCAAAGGAAGAACTTCTTTTATTCGATGGATTGGACTGTCCCGTCAAAAGTCTGATGGAATCTGGATTTGGGAAGATGGTTCAGCTCTCTCTAAGAATGT GTTCGAGCTTTTAGGAAATGGAAGAAACGATCAACAGTGTGCCTACTTtcataagggaaaaatttatactTCACTCTGTGAGGACACACATTACTTAATATGTGAGCAGAAGGCCAACCCAGTGAGGATAGACCAACTGATTTGA